One genomic window of Parasteatoda tepidariorum isolate YZ-2023 chromosome 9, CAS_Ptep_4.0, whole genome shotgun sequence includes the following:
- the LOC122271782 gene encoding zinc finger BED domain-containing protein 5-like, with protein MKILMLAQVVGITSHKEQEGRTPKTRKYDLSSLSFGFTNIINDNVEKPMCLLCSKALAADSMRPSKLKRHLETIHSEYVGKIQEFFQRKLDELSKNKQDFKKKFHIPSNASLASYLVSYRIAQCKKSHTIAETLVLPAAIDMIKTMFGQSYANQLRQIPLADNTIGRRIDDTSEDLCDQLVSRMRTSKFAIQIDEATDVAKDAHLIAYVRYVDDTNIIEDILFCKPIPDRATSNEIFKIIDRFFNENDIMWNNCIGLCTDGAQLMAGHKTGLQTLVKMKTPEVLWTH; from the coding sequence ATGAAGATTCTGATGTTGGCACAAGTAGTGGGAATAACAAGCCACAAGGAACAGGAAGGAAGAACTCCCAAGACAAGGAAATACGACTTATCCTCTTTATCGTTCggatttactaatattataaacGATAATGTGGAAAAACCAATGTGCTTGTTGTGTTCAAAAGCTTTGGCTGCTGATAGTATGAGACCCAGCAAATTGAAACGGCACCTTGAAACTATTCATTCTGAATACGTTGGTAAGAtccaagaattttttcaaagaaaattggaTGAGTTATCTAAAAACAagcaagatttcaaaaaaaaatttcatattccaTCAAATGCATCACTAGCATCATACCTAGTGTCGTACAGAATCGCGCAATGTAAAAAATCCCACACAATAGCAGAAACCTTAGTTTTGCCAGCAGCTATTGATATGATCAAAACAATGTTTGGCCAATCTTATGCGAATCAGCTGCGACAAATACCGCTTGCTGATAACACAATTGGCAGAAGAATTGATGATACATCTGAAGATCTCTGTGACCAATTAGTTTCTCGAATGCGTACTTCAAAATTCGCCATACAAATAGATGAAGCTACTGATGTAGCTAAAGACGCTCATTTAATTGCATATGTTCGATATGTTGACGATACTAATATAATTGAAGATATCTTATTTTGCAAACCAATTCCTGACAGAGCCACAtccaatgaaattttcaaaataatagacagattttttaatgagaacGACATAATGTGGAATAATTGCATTGGGCTCTGTACTGATGGTGCACAATTAATGGCGGGACACAAAACTGGTCTTCAAACGctagttaaaatgaaaacaccTGAGGTTCTCTGGACGCACTGA